The proteins below are encoded in one region of Mariprofundus sp. NF:
- the trpB gene encoding tryptophan synthase subunit beta, with protein sequence MSDQKPDLTSIYNLEIKHAPDAGGHFGRFGGRFAAETLMQPLQEIEDAFFEAWADPAFHEERLDLLKNYVGRSTPLYHAKHLSKEVGGAQIYLKREDLNHTGAHKVNNTIGQALLARRMGKKKVIAETGAGQHGVATATVAAMFNMECHIYMGREDIRRQAPNVFRMKLLGANVVPVDSGTATLKDAVNEALRVWVASCEDTYYIFGTAAGPHPFPLMVRQFHVVIGQEARAQCIDQTGRLPDVAVACVGGGSNAIGLLHPFYDDADVKLVAVEAGGHGLDGDEHAASLAAGKPGIIHGSLSYLLEDEEGQVKGTHSISAGLDYPGVGPELANMLEAGRLDLDTATDTQALDAFKLLTRCEGIIPALESSHALASGMRIAAEMNPDQTVLINLSGRGDKDMGTVFELLGDEIEGGWK encoded by the coding sequence CTGTCAGATCAGAAACCGGATCTAACCTCGATCTATAATCTGGAAATCAAACATGCACCCGATGCCGGCGGCCACTTTGGCCGTTTTGGTGGTCGTTTTGCCGCTGAAACCCTGATGCAGCCGCTGCAGGAGATTGAAGATGCCTTTTTTGAGGCGTGGGCCGATCCCGCTTTTCATGAAGAGCGCCTTGATCTGCTGAAAAACTATGTGGGTCGCAGCACACCGCTGTATCACGCCAAACACCTCTCCAAAGAGGTCGGCGGCGCCCAGATCTACCTTAAACGTGAAGATCTCAACCACACCGGTGCTCATAAAGTGAACAACACCATCGGACAGGCACTACTGGCTCGCCGCATGGGCAAAAAGAAGGTGATTGCTGAAACAGGTGCCGGTCAGCACGGTGTGGCAACCGCCACAGTAGCGGCGATGTTCAATATGGAGTGCCACATCTACATGGGCCGTGAAGATATCCGTCGTCAGGCCCCCAACGTATTCCGCATGAAGCTGCTCGGTGCCAATGTGGTGCCGGTTGATTCCGGTACAGCCACACTCAAAGATGCTGTGAATGAGGCGCTACGCGTATGGGTCGCCAGCTGTGAAGATACCTATTACATCTTCGGCACAGCCGCTGGCCCGCACCCCTTCCCGCTGATGGTGCGCCAGTTCCATGTTGTGATTGGTCAGGAGGCGCGTGCCCAGTGCATCGATCAGACCGGACGTCTGCCCGATGTTGCCGTGGCCTGTGTTGGCGGCGGCTCCAATGCTATTGGTCTCCTGCACCCCTTTTACGATGATGCAGATGTAAAGCTGGTTGCTGTTGAAGCAGGTGGCCACGGTCTGGATGGTGATGAGCATGCGGCCTCACTGGCTGCAGGCAAACCGGGCATTATCCACGGCAGCCTCAGTTATCTGCTTGAAGATGAGGAGGGACAGGTCAAAGGCACCCACAGCATCTCTGCAGGGCTTGATTATCCCGGTGTTGGCCCTGAACTTGCCAACATGCTGGAGGCGGGTCGTCTCGATCTTGATACAGCTACCGACACACAGGCACTGGATGCCTTCAAATTGCTGACCCGCTGCGAAGGCATTATCCCTGCCCTGGAGTCCAGCCATGCGCTGGCATCGGGCATGCGTATTGCAGCTGAGATGAATCCTGATCAGACTGTATTGATCAACCTCTCCGGTCGCGGCGATAAGGATATGGGCACCGTCTTTGAGCTGCTTGGTGATGAGATTGAAGGGGGATGGAAATGA
- a CDS encoding phosphoribosylanthranilate isomerase translates to MNSSNPSPRTRIKVCGITRLEDALAASALGVDAIGFVFYQKSPRYIEPAKAAAIIRQLPPFVSAVGLFVNPTQEFIAEVLQSVPLGVIQLHGDETPEFCQAQRRRVLKALPVSCPEDLKRAAAYNCPLLLDAKAPAGVYGGTGQSFDWSLLDGFEHPFPLTLAGGLNVDNVADALAVRQWFALDVSSGVEISPGMKDAEKMRAFVAAINNH, encoded by the coding sequence ATGAACAGCAGCAACCCATCACCTCGCACCCGTATCAAAGTATGCGGCATCACCCGCCTTGAGGATGCACTGGCTGCATCAGCCCTCGGCGTTGATGCGATCGGGTTTGTCTTTTATCAGAAATCACCCCGTTATATTGAACCGGCCAAAGCCGCCGCCATTATCCGCCAGCTGCCGCCTTTTGTTTCTGCTGTTGGCCTGTTCGTCAATCCGACGCAGGAGTTCATTGCCGAGGTGCTGCAGAGTGTGCCACTTGGTGTGATTCAGCTACACGGTGATGAGACGCCAGAGTTCTGCCAGGCCCAGCGGAGAAGGGTTCTCAAAGCACTCCCTGTCTCCTGCCCTGAGGATCTGAAACGTGCGGCGGCTTACAACTGCCCGCTGCTGCTTGATGCCAAAGCCCCTGCCGGTGTCTACGGCGGTACCGGCCAATCGTTTGACTGGTCACTGCTGGATGGTTTTGAGCACCCGTTCCCGTTAACCCTTGCCGGCGGCCTGAATGTGGACAATGTCGCTGATGCACTTGCTGTTCGCCAATGGTTTGCACTGGATGTATCCTCCGGCGTCGAGATCTCGCCCGGCATGAAAGATGCCGAAAAAATGCGCGCCTTCGTCGCAGCCATTAACAACCACTAA
- the argF gene encoding ornithine carbamoyltransferase yields MRHFLTLLDVSSEEARYILKRAAKIKRKLKEGKATRSLEGKTLGMIFDKASTRTRVSFETGMFQLGGHALFLHSGTTQLGRGEPIEDSARVLSSMVDCVMIRTFGHDIVQNFSEYSAVPVINGLTDLTHPCQILADVFTYEEHRGSIEGKTVTWVGDGNNMAHSWINGAVSFGYSLRIASPEGYRPDAKLLAAACALGADVSLIDDPVAAVDGADLVTTDVWASMGQEQEQAEREVDFAGYQVNDRVMAHANPDALFMHCLPAHRGEEVTASVIDGPQSVVWAEAENRLHAQKGLLDFLLRGQQ; encoded by the coding sequence ATGAGACATTTTCTGACACTGCTGGACGTTTCATCTGAAGAGGCCCGTTATATTCTCAAGCGAGCGGCCAAGATCAAGCGCAAACTCAAAGAGGGCAAAGCAACCCGCTCTCTGGAGGGCAAAACACTGGGCATGATTTTCGATAAGGCGAGTACCCGCACACGGGTCTCCTTTGAGACCGGCATGTTCCAGCTGGGTGGTCATGCGCTGTTCCTGCACTCCGGCACCACGCAGTTAGGTCGTGGCGAACCCATTGAAGATTCTGCACGTGTGCTCTCCAGCATGGTGGATTGCGTCATGATTCGTACCTTTGGCCATGATATTGTGCAGAACTTTTCCGAATACTCCGCAGTGCCGGTGATCAATGGCCTGACTGATCTCACCCATCCATGCCAGATTCTTGCCGATGTTTTCACCTATGAGGAGCATCGTGGTTCGATCGAGGGCAAAACGGTGACCTGGGTTGGCGATGGCAACAATATGGCCCACTCATGGATCAATGGTGCGGTCTCTTTCGGTTACAGCTTGAGAATTGCCAGCCCTGAGGGTTATCGGCCCGATGCCAAGCTGCTTGCTGCAGCCTGCGCACTCGGTGCAGATGTATCTCTGATCGATGATCCGGTTGCGGCAGTCGATGGTGCTGATCTGGTGACTACCGATGTCTGGGCATCAATGGGGCAGGAGCAGGAGCAGGCTGAGCGTGAAGTGGATTTTGCCGGTTATCAGGTCAATGATCGCGTTATGGCGCATGCCAATCCTGATGCACTGTTTATGCACTGTCTGCCGGCTCATCGTGGCGAAGAGGTGACAGCTTCGGTGATTGATGGACCACAGTCGGTGGTTTGGGCTGAAGCTGAGAATCGCCTGCATGCGCAGAAGGGGCTGCTCGATTTTCTACTACGAGGTCAGCAGTGA
- a CDS encoding argininosuccinate synthase — protein sequence MAHSDVKKAVLAYSGGLDTSIILKWLEDTYDCEVVTFTADLGQGDEVEDARAKAVAGGVKSIYIEDMREEFVRDFVYPMFRANAIYEGEYLLGTSIARPLISKRMIEIANAEGADAVSHGATGKGNDQVRFEFGFYALKPDVKVIAPWREWDLVSREDMLNYAEKHGIPVERKREGSKSPYSMDANLLHISYEGYDLEDPWAEPSEEMWRWSVSPEAAPDVPEYIELKYQSGDIVAINGVAMTPAQVLTELNRLGGKHGIGRIDIVENRYVGMKSRGCYETPGGTIMLKAHRAIESLTLDREAAHLKDELMPRYAKMVYNGYWFAAEREMLQQAIDYTQIYVNGDVQLKLYKGNVIVVGRRSEQSMFDERLCTFEDDQGAYDQKDAGGFIKLNALRLRMSALVGK from the coding sequence ATGGCGCATTCCGATGTAAAGAAGGCTGTACTTGCCTACTCTGGAGGTCTGGATACCTCTATTATCCTGAAATGGCTGGAGGACACCTACGACTGTGAGGTGGTCACCTTTACGGCCGATCTCGGTCAGGGTGATGAGGTTGAAGACGCACGCGCCAAGGCTGTTGCCGGTGGTGTGAAATCGATCTATATCGAGGACATGCGTGAAGAGTTTGTGCGCGATTTTGTCTATCCGATGTTTCGTGCCAATGCCATCTATGAGGGTGAGTATCTACTCGGAACCTCCATTGCACGTCCGCTGATCTCCAAGCGTATGATTGAGATTGCCAATGCTGAAGGTGCTGATGCGGTATCGCATGGCGCAACAGGTAAAGGTAACGATCAGGTGCGTTTCGAGTTCGGCTTTTATGCTCTGAAACCCGATGTGAAGGTGATTGCACCGTGGCGTGAATGGGATCTGGTATCCCGCGAAGATATGCTCAACTATGCCGAGAAACACGGTATTCCGGTTGAGCGCAAGCGTGAAGGTTCCAAGTCGCCATACTCCATGGATGCCAACCTGCTGCACATCTCCTATGAGGGTTATGATCTTGAAGATCCATGGGCTGAGCCATCAGAAGAGATGTGGCGCTGGAGTGTCTCTCCCGAGGCGGCACCGGATGTTCCTGAATATATTGAGCTGAAATATCAGAGTGGCGATATCGTGGCGATCAATGGTGTGGCCATGACCCCTGCACAGGTATTGACCGAGCTTAACCGCCTGGGTGGCAAACACGGTATTGGCCGTATTGATATTGTTGAAAATCGTTACGTTGGCATGAAATCACGTGGCTGCTACGAGACACCGGGTGGCACCATTATGCTCAAGGCGCATCGTGCTATTGAGTCGCTGACCCTGGATCGTGAAGCGGCACATCTGAAAGATGAGCTGATGCCGCGTTATGCCAAGATGGTTTATAATGGCTACTGGTTCGCAGCTGAACGTGAGATGCTGCAGCAGGCGATCGATTATACGCAGATCTATGTCAACGGTGATGTGCAGCTGAAACTCTACAAGGGTAATGTCATTGTTGTCGGCCGTCGTTCCGAGCAGTCGATGTTTGATGAGCGCCTCTGCACCTTTGAAGATGATCAGGGCGCTTATGATCAGAAAGATGCGGGCGGCTTTATCAAACTCAATGCGCTGCGTCTGCGCATGAGCGCACTGGTAGGCAAATAG
- a CDS encoding 3',5'-cyclic-nucleotide phosphodiesterase: MRIKILGCYGGQLVGFRLTSFLVNDSILLDAGSPTETLSLEEQHGIRHICLSHTHLDHIKDIAFLADNRSLKRLGGNKANRTINVHSLAPNHETLCSDFLNDHIWPDFTAIPSREDAIIKLHNIEPEVPFEIDGVRITPIAVNHPVPCTGFLIDFEGKQLIYSADTGSTDRIWEIANAQPNLKAVILDCSFPNAYQKLADISGHQTPQGIKLELQKFDAVGRVPIYLYHMKPETLNVIAAEVEELNIPHLRMLTQVDEFLF, from the coding sequence TTGAGAATTAAGATTCTTGGCTGTTACGGTGGCCAGCTGGTTGGCTTCCGTCTGACATCGTTTCTGGTAAACGATTCGATTCTGCTGGATGCAGGCTCGCCAACCGAAACACTGTCGCTGGAAGAGCAGCATGGTATTCGCCATATCTGCCTCTCTCATACGCATCTTGATCATATCAAGGATATCGCCTTTCTCGCCGACAACCGTTCGCTCAAGCGCCTTGGTGGCAATAAGGCAAACCGCACGATCAATGTGCACAGTCTTGCCCCGAATCACGAAACGCTATGCTCTGATTTTTTAAACGATCATATCTGGCCCGATTTCACCGCGATTCCATCCAGAGAGGATGCAATCATCAAACTCCACAACATCGAGCCTGAAGTCCCCTTTGAAATTGATGGTGTTCGTATCACCCCCATCGCAGTGAATCATCCTGTACCCTGCACCGGCTTTCTGATCGATTTTGAGGGAAAACAGCTGATCTATAGTGCCGACACCGGTAGCACTGACCGCATCTGGGAGATTGCTAATGCCCAGCCAAACCTCAAAGCTGTGATTTTGGACTGTTCATTTCCCAATGCTTACCAGAAACTTGCAGATATCAGTGGTCACCAGACACCCCAGGGCATTAAACTTGAACTGCAAAAGTTCGATGCAGTTGGTAGGGTTCCGATCTATCTGTATCATATGAAGCCGGAAACGCTGAATGTGATCGCTGCAGAGGTGGAGGAGTTAAACATCCCCCATCTGCGCATGTTGACGCAAGTTGATGAATTTCTCTTCTAA
- a CDS encoding folylpolyglutamate synthase/dihydrofolate synthase family protein, giving the protein MSVKPQSIEQWLAELGAPSADRDYKPGHERLLSLLSQLQLHRPKLRIRVAGTNGKGSTSCMLAAALQTCGLKVGLYSSPHILEFNERIRINGKPVANSLIEKSLNHLMPHALSIGTSYFETATAVALDLFSQAAVDVEILEAGVGARLDATTAVPADMALITPIGLDHQNWLGDTLPQISGEKAYAMLGCDFSLSAPQLAEVRSGLTAFNPVLKFIEPCDWPQLAAPGAHQRINASLAYNAITTLTKEKRITCDLTAAREAINRCLIPGRLQKVKIGSASIWLDAAHNRHAIEALLPSLPQLADPLDAILVFTREDRSLDDCLPLLAPFASTVVSRSERVDATSALQEQLALHPQGTFLVLGSFITVAEILRNLHRG; this is encoded by the coding sequence GTGAGCGTTAAGCCACAGAGCATTGAGCAGTGGCTGGCGGAGTTGGGCGCTCCCTCTGCGGATCGCGACTACAAACCGGGCCATGAACGACTACTCTCTCTGCTCTCACAGCTGCAACTGCATCGTCCGAAGCTGCGTATTCGCGTTGCCGGCACCAACGGTAAAGGCTCCACCTCATGCATGCTGGCCGCAGCTCTGCAAACGTGTGGGCTGAAGGTTGGTCTCTACAGCTCGCCACATATTCTTGAATTCAACGAGCGCATCCGCATCAACGGCAAGCCTGTCGCCAACAGCCTCATTGAGAAGAGCCTGAACCACCTGATGCCACATGCGCTTAGCATCGGCACCTCCTACTTTGAAACGGCTACAGCTGTGGCGCTCGATCTCTTCTCCCAGGCGGCTGTCGATGTTGAAATCCTTGAGGCCGGTGTTGGAGCACGGCTGGATGCCACGACAGCCGTGCCTGCTGATATGGCACTGATCACCCCGATCGGACTGGATCATCAGAACTGGTTAGGTGATACGCTGCCACAGATCAGCGGCGAGAAGGCCTATGCCATGCTTGGCTGCGACTTCTCGCTCTCCGCACCGCAACTGGCCGAGGTGAGAAGCGGGCTCACAGCATTTAACCCTGTGCTTAAGTTTATTGAGCCCTGCGACTGGCCACAGCTTGCTGCGCCGGGAGCGCATCAAAGAATCAATGCATCGCTGGCCTACAACGCCATCACAACACTGACTAAAGAGAAACGGATAACGTGTGACCTGACAGCTGCCAGAGAGGCGATCAACCGCTGTCTGATTCCGGGAAGATTGCAGAAGGTGAAGATTGGCAGCGCCAGCATCTGGCTCGATGCGGCACACAACCGCCATGCCATTGAAGCGCTCCTGCCATCACTGCCACAGCTTGCCGATCCTCTGGATGCCATTCTCGTTTTCACCCGCGAGGATCGTTCACTCGATGATTGCCTGCCGCTATTGGCTCCCTTTGCCAGCACCGTGGTAAGTCGATCAGAACGCGTAGATGCCACATCGGCCCTGCAGGAGCAGCTGGCTCTCCATCCACAGGGAACCTTTCTGGTGCTAGGCTCATTCATTACCGTTGCCGAGATTCTTCGCAATCTGCACCGAGGCTAA
- a CDS encoding acetylornithine transaminase, which yields MNALMNTYARFPLTLVRGQGSRVWDDADNCYLDFISGIAVDTLGHAHPKMTQALSTQAATLLHCSNLFNIPKQQQLAEKLCADSGLDAAFFCNSGAEANEAAIKLARKYFYDQGSARRTVITATQSFHGRLLSTLTATGQDKVKVGFDPLPPGFIHVPLNDLDALKAVISRQSAAILLEPLQGEGGVNIANAAYLQGVRKLCDEHGMLLMLDEVQTGIGRCGTMFAFEQAGVKPDILTLAKGLGGGVPIGAMLATDAVAASFGPGTHGSTFGGNPLSCTAALTVLEVIENESLLENVKARGAQLMQGLKAMQARFPVIKEVRGQGLLIGAELSIEAGPLIAEARESGLLVLSAGPNVLRLLPPLNVSEAEVDEALVTLASVMERTQ from the coding sequence ATGAATGCACTGATGAACACCTATGCCCGTTTTCCACTGACTCTGGTTCGTGGCCAGGGCTCACGCGTCTGGGACGATGCTGACAACTGTTATCTCGATTTTATCTCCGGTATTGCTGTGGATACGCTGGGCCATGCCCATCCGAAAATGACGCAGGCGCTGAGCACGCAGGCAGCAACGCTGCTGCACTGCTCCAATCTGTTTAACATTCCCAAACAGCAGCAGTTGGCAGAAAAGTTGTGCGCTGATTCAGGATTGGATGCAGCCTTTTTCTGTAACTCCGGTGCTGAGGCGAATGAGGCGGCGATCAAGCTGGCCCGTAAATATTTCTATGATCAGGGTTCTGCCCGGCGCACGGTGATTACTGCAACCCAATCATTTCACGGGCGGCTGCTCTCCACCCTGACGGCAACGGGTCAGGATAAGGTGAAGGTCGGATTTGATCCGCTGCCACCGGGTTTTATTCATGTGCCGTTGAATGACCTGGATGCACTCAAAGCCGTGATCAGTCGGCAGAGTGCGGCGATTCTGCTCGAACCGCTGCAGGGCGAGGGTGGTGTGAACATTGCCAACGCCGCTTATCTGCAGGGTGTACGTAAACTGTGTGATGAGCACGGTATGCTGCTGATGCTCGATGAGGTGCAGACCGGTATTGGTCGTTGCGGCACGATGTTCGCTTTTGAACAGGCTGGCGTTAAACCCGATATTCTTACCCTGGCCAAAGGGCTTGGCGGCGGTGTTCCGATTGGTGCCATGCTGGCGACTGATGCGGTGGCTGCTTCATTTGGGCCGGGCACCCACGGCTCTACCTTTGGTGGTAACCCGCTCTCCTGCACGGCAGCACTGACGGTTCTGGAGGTGATCGAAAATGAATCGCTGCTGGAGAATGTAAAAGCGCGTGGTGCGCAGCTGATGCAGGGATTAAAAGCCATGCAGGCCCGTTTCCCTGTGATCAAAGAGGTGCGGGGACAGGGGTTGTTGATCGGTGCGGAGCTGAGTATTGAGGCCGGGCCATTGATTGCAGAAGCACGGGAGTCCGGGCTGCTGGTTCTCTCTGCAGGCCCCAACGTGTTACGGTTGCTGCCACCGCTGAATGTGAGTGAAGCGGAAGTGGATGAGGCTCTGGTTACGCTGGCCTCCGTTATGGAGAGGACGCAATGA
- the accD gene encoding acetyl-CoA carboxylase, carboxyltransferase subunit beta yields MSWFTRLIETPKNILKSSASDAGSPEGLWVKCPSCSEAIYNKELARNGMVCSKCNHHLRMSAQQRADLLFDADTVEQLDTELRSEDPLNFKDKKKYKDRTRDANKKAGPEDAIRNYIGDIQGRTVSASIFEFSYMGGSMGSVAGEKIVRGMEHALERGCPYILIAASGGARMQEGVLSLMQMAKTSSTVNRLNEAKLPFVCLLTDPTMGGVSASHAWLGDIIIAEPGALIGFAGPRVIQETVGQKLPEGFQRSEFLLEHGLIDAVVDRADLRDYLSTAFNHLTDRSFRQSA; encoded by the coding sequence ATGAGTTGGTTTACACGCCTGATTGAAACACCAAAAAACATTCTCAAGTCGAGCGCCAGTGACGCGGGTTCGCCCGAAGGGCTGTGGGTAAAATGCCCGAGCTGTTCTGAGGCGATCTATAATAAAGAGCTGGCGCGCAACGGCATGGTCTGCTCCAAATGCAACCATCATCTGCGCATGTCTGCCCAGCAGCGCGCTGATCTTCTCTTTGATGCCGATACCGTTGAGCAGTTGGACACCGAGCTGCGCTCTGAGGATCCGCTCAACTTCAAGGATAAAAAGAAGTACAAAGACCGCACCCGCGATGCCAACAAAAAGGCTGGCCCGGAAGATGCGATTCGCAACTATATCGGTGATATTCAGGGACGTACTGTTTCCGCCTCCATTTTCGAATTCTCCTATATGGGCGGCAGCATGGGCTCGGTGGCCGGTGAGAAGATTGTGCGCGGCATGGAACATGCGCTGGAGCGTGGCTGCCCCTATATTCTGATCGCCGCATCCGGTGGCGCACGTATGCAGGAGGGGGTGCTCTCACTCATGCAGATGGCCAAAACCTCATCCACCGTTAATCGACTGAACGAAGCCAAACTGCCATTTGTCTGCCTGCTCACCGATCCGACCATGGGTGGTGTATCAGCATCCCACGCCTGGCTGGGTGATATCATTATTGCTGAACCGGGTGCACTGATCGGTTTTGCCGGTCCACGCGTGATTCAGGAGACTGTAGGTCAGAAGCTGCCTGAAGGGTTCCAGCGTTCAGAGTTCCTGCTTGAGCACGGCCTGATCGATGCGGTTGTCGACAGAGCTGATCTGCGCGACTACCTGAGCACTGCCTTCAACCATTTGACCGACCGCTCCTTCCGCCAAAGCGCCTGA
- a CDS encoding response regulator, with protein sequence MNIFIVDDNPHINELLAFLLTDIGYQVHAFEHPEHALSHMREQELKPHILITDYNMPGMNGYELHQLTIAHAPDVHTIVISGRPIDSEIGGLHFMQKPFNPERIIELVATFKPA encoded by the coding sequence ATGAATATATTCATCGTGGATGACAACCCACACATCAACGAACTGCTCGCTTTTCTGCTCACTGATATCGGCTATCAGGTACACGCCTTCGAACACCCCGAACACGCTCTCTCACATATGCGAGAGCAAGAGCTCAAACCGCATATACTGATTACTGATTATAATATGCCCGGCATGAACGGTTATGAGCTGCACCAGCTGACCATTGCGCATGCACCAGATGTTCATACGATTGTGATTTCAGGACGTCCGATCGACAGCGAGATCGGTGGCCTTCATTTCATGCAGAAGCCGTTCAATCCCGAACGCATCATCGAACTGGTGGCAACCTTCAAGCCCGCCTGA
- the trpA gene encoding tryptophan synthase subunit alpha has translation MSGSRLSEVFKRCKTEGRAALIGYLTAGDPDVETSHKLLATLASHVDIIEVGMPFSDPMADGPVIQAASERALESGTKIADVFAITAELRRANPELGIVLMGYANIAYAMGFEIFAERAKNAGADGVLLVDIPPEEGEICDTIFASHGLDRILLLSPTSTDERIRLANDKGRGFIYYVSLTGITGAEMGAMDGIREKTRHIQSMTDKPVCVGFGVKTPEQVAQVGAFADGVVVGSHFVSQITSHSNPDAIVNALDKSALAMQKAICKG, from the coding sequence ATGAGCGGCTCCCGACTAAGCGAGGTTTTCAAGCGCTGCAAAACTGAGGGCCGCGCTGCCCTTATCGGCTATCTGACCGCCGGTGACCCGGATGTGGAAACCAGCCACAAACTTTTAGCCACACTGGCCAGCCACGTTGACATTATTGAGGTCGGTATGCCCTTCTCCGACCCGATGGCCGACGGACCGGTGATTCAGGCGGCCAGTGAGCGCGCCCTGGAGTCCGGCACAAAAATTGCCGATGTTTTCGCCATCACGGCTGAGTTGCGCCGTGCCAACCCCGAGCTGGGTATTGTGCTGATGGGTTATGCCAATATCGCCTACGCCATGGGTTTTGAAATATTTGCCGAGCGAGCAAAAAATGCGGGTGCCGACGGTGTCCTGCTTGTCGACATTCCACCTGAAGAGGGGGAGATCTGCGATACGATCTTCGCCAGCCACGGGCTGGATCGCATACTGCTACTCTCACCCACCTCAACCGATGAACGCATCCGGCTTGCCAACGACAAAGGCAGAGGTTTTATCTATTACGTTTCACTGACTGGTATTACAGGTGCAGAGATGGGTGCGATGGATGGTATCCGTGAAAAGACCCGGCATATTCAATCGATGACCGATAAACCGGTATGCGTAGGTTTCGGTGTTAAAACGCCTGAGCAGGTGGCGCAGGTTGGCGCATTTGCCGATGGCGTGGTGGTTGGCAGCCATTTCGTATCCCAAATCACATCCCATTCTAATCCCGACGCTATCGTTAATGCGCTGGACAAGTCCGCTTTGGCCATGCAAAAGGCTATTTGTAAAGGATAA